The Candidatus Angelobacter sp. genome segment CGCGGGTCAGCCCCAGGATCACTTTCCCGTGGCCGACGGACAGCCGTCCGTCACGCACGTAAGCCTGAATCTCCGGCGCGAGCCTGAGCAGTCGGAGCGCATTGGCGACCACGGCGCGACTTTTGCCGACCTTGGCCGCGACTTCCTCCTGTTTGAGCTGGAACTGTTCAACCAACTGCGCGTAGCCGAGCGCCTCTTCGATGGCGTTCAGGTTTTCCCGCTGTAGATTTTCGATCAGGGCCAGTTCGAGCACCGCGCGGTCGTCCGCTTCGCGCACAATCACGGGCACGTCGGTCAGACCGAGAATTTGCGCCGCGCGCCAGCGGCGTTCGCCGGCGATCAATTCATAGCCGTCGCCCCGCGGCCGTACGATGAGCGGCTGCACAATGCCTTGTTCCCTGATTGAATCGGCCAGTTCACGCAGCGCGTCTGCCGAGAAATCCTTGCGGGGTTGCAGGGCGCACGGTCGGATGCGCGTCAACGGCAGGCGCTCCACGCTCTCCCTCGCGTCCGGCAATGGCGGGGACGCGGGTGCGGGCGCGCTGGTCTCCGGTGGTGGCTTTGGCGCGGGGGCCGAGACGCCCAACAGCGCGCCCAGGCCGCGTCCTAAAGCGGGTTTTGCCATGACGCGAGAGTGTCCAAGCAACAATGCGTTGTCAACGTGAAGCTCGGAGCGCGGAAATAAAAAATCATGCCGCCAGAAGTGGACTCTCATTCGATGGTTGATCAACGGTTCGCACCGGAAAGGGCGTCAAACTTTTGTGCTGCGTTTCAGGACGTTCGGAGTGCCTGACCCGACCGCGAGCATCCACCCCGACGGACTCTCGCCATGGCAACGACCCCGTGAGCGCCGATCCGCGCATCGCGTCCCGGAAAAACTTCATGGCCATCTTCGCCGTGCTCCGGTCATGTCTCGCGGCACTCTTCGCCTCCGGCCCGGCTCACGCCCCTGACCCGCTCGCGCGCCGGCCATCATTGCGGAGTTCTTCAAGCAACATTCTCTGCCCTGAACCAACGGCGTGTGCCGGGTC includes the following:
- a CDS encoding ParB/RepB/Spo0J family partition protein — translated: MAKPALGRGLGALLGVSAPAPKPPPETSAPAPASPPLPDARESVERLPLTRIRPCALQPRKDFSADALRELADSIREQGIVQPLIVRPRGDGYELIAGERRWRAAQILGLTDVPVIVREADDRAVLELALIENLQRENLNAIEEALGYAQLVEQFQLKQEEVAAKVGKSRAVVANALRLLRLAPEIQAYVRDGRLSVGHGKVILGLTRAEEQKLAADRVIKQSLNVRQTEALVAHLQNRPATTPGAKPALLPLTKDSHVADLERRLHERFGTKVDLRYRQGKGVLHIHFYNDDDLGRVLEIMNVKLD